In a single window of the Bacteroidales bacterium genome:
- the prfA gene encoding peptide chain release factor 1 — protein MNFIEKLKEIHLKREEIGQKLIEPDVISDMKRYVALNKEFKELEPISNAYLEYTNIIANIDNAKKILQNEKDEEFKEMAKIELDELVEKKEKMEEEIKILLLPSDPQDKKNCIIEIRAGTGGDEASLFAGDLYRMYTRFLENKGWKFEIMDFTEGTMGGYKEIIINVSGDGAYGVLKFESGVHRVQRVPETEAQGRIHTSAATVAVLPEADEVDVEIKESDIRKDTFCSSGAGGQSVNTTYSAIRLTHIPTGIVVQCQDERSQIKNYEKALKVLRSRIFEIEYQKYLDNIAGQRKTMVSTGDRSAKIRTYNYPQSRVTDHRIGLTVHNLPAVLNGEIQQFIDALQIAENTERLKEGVNI, from the coding sequence ATGAATTTCATTGAAAAACTTAAAGAAATACATTTAAAAAGAGAAGAAATTGGTCAAAAACTAATTGAACCAGATGTTATATCTGACATGAAACGCTATGTTGCTCTAAATAAAGAGTTTAAAGAACTCGAACCTATATCTAATGCGTATTTAGAATATACAAACATAATTGCCAACATTGATAATGCTAAGAAAATTTTGCAAAATGAGAAAGATGAAGAATTCAAAGAAATGGCAAAAATCGAATTGGACGAGCTCGTAGAAAAGAAAGAGAAAATGGAAGAGGAAATTAAGATTTTATTACTTCCATCTGACCCGCAAGACAAAAAAAATTGCATAATAGAAATTCGTGCTGGAACTGGCGGAGACGAAGCAAGTTTGTTTGCAGGTGATTTATATCGCATGTACACACGGTTTTTAGAAAATAAAGGTTGGAAATTTGAAATAATGGACTTTACAGAGGGAACCATGGGCGGATATAAAGAAATTATCATAAACGTAAGCGGCGATGGCGCTTATGGAGTATTAAAATTTGAGTCTGGAGTACATAGAGTTCAACGAGTTCCCGAAACCGAAGCACAAGGCAGAATTCACACATCTGCTGCTACTGTTGCAGTGTTACCCGAAGCCGATGAAGTTGATGTAGAAATAAAAGAATCTGATATTCGTAAAGACACTTTTTGCTCTTCTGGTGCTGGAGGTCAATCTGTAAACACAACATATTCAGCTATAAGACTAACTCATATTCCAACAGGCATCGTTGTTCAATGTCAAGATGAGAGAAGCCAAATAAAAAATTATGAAAAAGCTTTAAAAGTATTACGTAGCCGCATTTTTGAAATTGAATATCAAAAATATTTAGATAATATTGCAGGACAAAGAAAAACTATGGTATCTACTGGAGATCGCTCTGCTAAAATTAGAACATATAACTATCCGCAAAGTCGCGTAACTGACCATAGGATAGGACTTACTGTTCACAACTTGCCTGCTGTTTTAAACGGCGAAATTCAGCAGTTTATAGATGCTTTGCAAATTGCCGAAAATACTGAACGCTTAAAAGAAGGAGTTAATATTTAA
- the pyrF gene encoding orotidine-5'-phosphate decarboxylase, protein MKKSELTNLILRKKSVLCVGLDSDLSKIPSCISNNKNTSDTIFEFNKAIIDTTIPYSVAYKLNLAFYESAGIAGWDALMKTVSYIRSLKEPSFIIADAKRADIGNTSKQYANAFFGDGTTNPDFDAITVAPYMGYDSVAPFLTFKDKWVILLALTSNSGADDFQLATLDDKTKLFEKVLLKSKEWGNDENMMYVVGATRPEMLKKIREIVPDNFLLIPGVGAQGGDLLEVLTNSWNNSAGILINASRSIIFASNDESFAQAAADEAKRMQLIMENFINSKI, encoded by the coding sequence ATGAAGAAATCAGAACTAACAAATTTAATTTTAAGAAAAAAATCTGTTCTATGCGTTGGATTAGACTCAGATTTATCAAAAATTCCTTCCTGCATCAGTAATAACAAAAATACTTCTGATACTATTTTTGAATTTAACAAAGCTATTATTGATACGACCATTCCTTACTCCGTAGCATATAAACTAAACTTGGCTTTTTATGAAAGTGCTGGCATTGCTGGTTGGGATGCTTTAATGAAAACAGTTTCTTATATACGTTCGCTAAAAGAACCATCATTTATTATTGCTGATGCTAAAAGAGCCGATATAGGAAATACCTCAAAGCAATACGCTAATGCTTTTTTTGGCGACGGCACTACAAATCCTGACTTCGATGCTATAACTGTGGCTCCATATATGGGCTATGACTCAGTTGCACCTTTTTTAACATTTAAAGACAAGTGGGTTATTTTGTTAGCTCTAACATCAAATTCTGGTGCAGATGATTTTCAGCTTGCTACTCTTGATGATAAAACCAAACTTTTTGAAAAGGTTTTGCTTAAATCAAAAGAATGGGGCAACGATGAAAACATGATGTATGTTGTAGGAGCTACCCGCCCCGAAATGCTAAAAAAAATACGCGAAATTGTTCCTGATAATTTTTTACTTATTCCGGGCGTTGGCGCTCAAGGTGGAGATTTACTCGAAGTGCTAACAAACAGTTGGAACAATTCTGCGGGAATTCTAATTAATGCTTCTCGTTCTATTATATTTGCATCAAATGATGAAAGTTTTGCACAAGCAGCAGCAGATGAAGCTAAACGCATGCAATTAATCATGGAAAATTTTATAAATAGTAAAATATGA
- a CDS encoding phosphoribosylformylglycinamidine cyclo-ligase translates to MNNKYLNRGVSSSKEEVHKATEKIDSGPYKLAFCRSDQDPNNPDRLNILHADGAGTKSALAYAYWKKTNDFNVWKNIATDAMVMNTDDMLCVGIDNNFFVSSTIGRNKHLISGDVISALIEGNILFCNKMKKYGINITLSGGETADVGDIVRTIIVDATAWSSILKKDFISNEAISDGDVIVGLASFGQCEWEDEYNSGIGSNGLTSARHDLFNKSVGKEFPETFDHKIEKYAYTGKYNLTDPSPVNGIDMGKLVLSPTRTYLPLMKMVFEKMRKNIHGLVHCTGGGQFKCLRFLKNIKVVKDNFFEIPPIFELILQNGTKPEEMYSTFNMGHRMEIFTDEKSAAEIIKMSNDVGIDAKIIGYCTKSNKNEVELKTPFGILKKS, encoded by the coding sequence ATGAACAATAAATATTTAAATCGAGGTGTTTCATCAAGTAAAGAAGAAGTTCATAAAGCTACTGAAAAAATAGATTCAGGACCTTATAAACTTGCTTTTTGCCGAAGCGACCAAGATCCAAATAATCCTGACAGACTAAATATTTTACATGCAGATGGAGCTGGAACAAAAAGTGCTCTTGCATACGCTTATTGGAAAAAAACTAATGACTTTAACGTTTGGAAAAACATTGCCACTGACGCAATGGTGATGAATACTGACGATATGCTATGTGTGGGCATTGACAACAATTTTTTCGTTTCTTCAACTATTGGCAGAAACAAACATCTTATAAGCGGAGATGTAATTTCAGCATTAATAGAAGGAAATATTCTTTTTTGCAATAAAATGAAAAAATACGGCATTAACATTACATTGTCAGGTGGCGAAACAGCTGATGTGGGCGACATTGTACGTACAATTATTGTTGATGCTACTGCGTGGAGCAGCATTTTAAAAAAAGATTTTATCAGCAACGAAGCTATTTCTGATGGAGACGTAATTGTAGGGCTTGCTTCTTTCGGTCAATGCGAATGGGAAGATGAATATAATAGCGGGATTGGCAGTAATGGACTAACATCAGCAAGACATGACCTTTTTAATAAATCTGTCGGAAAAGAGTTTCCCGAAACCTTTGACCATAAAATTGAAAAATACGCTTATACAGGAAAATATAATCTTACCGACCCTTCTCCCGTAAACGGAATTGACATGGGTAAATTAGTTTTATCTCCAACCAGAACATATCTTCCTTTAATGAAGATGGTTTTTGAAAAAATGCGTAAAAATATTCATGGATTGGTTCACTGCACTGGAGGTGGACAATTCAAATGTTTGCGCTTTTTAAAAAATATAAAAGTCGTTAAAGATAATTTCTTTGAAATCCCGCCTATTTTTGAACTTATTCTTCAAAATGGCACAAAGCCAGAAGAAATGTACAGCACATTCAATATGGGACATAGAATGGAAATTTTTACAGATGAAAAATCGGCTGCCGAAATAATTAAAATGTCTAATGATGTTGGCATAGATGCTAAGATAATTGGATATTGCACAAAATCAAATAAGAACGAAGTTGAATTAAAAACTCCTTTTGGAATATTAAAAAAATCATAA